A single genomic interval of Aegicerativicinus sediminis harbors:
- the glpK gene encoding glycerol kinase GlpK, giving the protein MKEQYILAIDQGTTSSRAIIFNNQSKIIGLGQVDFKQYYPHPGWVEHDAEEIWESQWKAIQIAIEKADITHSQIAAIGITNQRETTLIWDKISGEPVHKAIVWQDRRTSNMCDRLKSEGNIETFKRKTGLVIDAYFSGTKIKWFLDNVDGLKEKALNGEVCFGTIDSWLIWKLTKGQKFITDVTNASRTLIFNIHTLNWDEELLEILEIPSAILPEVVGCSEVVAHTADGLFDTSIPICGIAGDQQAALFGQLCIKKGMVKNTYGTGCFLLMNTGDKPVYSENNLLTTVAWKISGKVNYALEGSVFIGGAAVQWLRDGLGLINNADEIEELAKSEKDNGDVYFVPALSGLGAPYWDSYARGTIVGITRGTTKGHIARATLESIAFQVYDIVKSMEADSKAKGSELRVDGGAAVNNLLLQFQSDIFGFDVVRPTQLESTALGAAYLAGLAVEFWDNLDVLQSQWKKDKVFHPGMKASERDAFLHKWHRAIGRSKNWIE; this is encoded by the coding sequence ATGAAGGAACAATATATACTAGCAATTGATCAGGGTACTACCTCTTCCAGAGCAATAATTTTTAATAACCAATCAAAGATAATTGGTTTAGGTCAAGTTGATTTTAAACAGTATTATCCTCACCCCGGATGGGTTGAGCATGATGCAGAGGAAATCTGGGAAAGCCAGTGGAAAGCTATTCAAATTGCAATAGAAAAAGCAGACATCACCCATTCTCAAATTGCCGCAATCGGAATAACCAACCAACGAGAAACAACCTTAATTTGGGATAAAATATCAGGTGAGCCTGTACATAAGGCCATTGTTTGGCAGGATAGAAGAACTTCCAATATGTGTGATAGACTGAAAAGCGAAGGGAATATCGAAACATTTAAAAGGAAAACAGGGCTGGTAATTGACGCTTACTTTTCTGGCACAAAAATAAAATGGTTTCTAGATAATGTAGATGGCCTTAAAGAAAAGGCCTTAAATGGGGAAGTGTGTTTCGGTACAATTGATTCTTGGTTAATTTGGAAATTAACTAAAGGCCAAAAATTTATTACCGATGTTACCAATGCGAGCAGGACCTTAATTTTTAATATTCATACACTCAATTGGGACGAGGAATTACTGGAAATATTGGAAATTCCTTCAGCTATTTTGCCTGAGGTGGTTGGTTGTAGTGAAGTAGTTGCCCATACTGCTGATGGCCTTTTTGACACCAGCATACCCATTTGTGGAATTGCTGGTGATCAGCAAGCTGCATTATTTGGTCAACTGTGTATTAAAAAGGGTATGGTTAAAAACACCTATGGAACGGGTTGTTTTCTATTGATGAATACAGGTGATAAACCAGTTTATTCAGAAAATAATTTGTTGACCACAGTGGCGTGGAAGATTAGCGGAAAGGTTAATTATGCCTTAGAGGGAAGTGTATTTATAGGAGGAGCTGCTGTACAGTGGTTGAGGGATGGACTTGGATTAATCAATAATGCAGATGAAATTGAGGAATTGGCAAAATCGGAAAAAGATAATGGAGACGTTTATTTTGTGCCAGCATTATCGGGATTAGGTGCTCCTTATTGGGACAGTTACGCCCGGGGAACTATAGTGGGGATTACAAGAGGTACAACTAAAGGGCATATAGCCAGGGCGACGTTAGAAAGTATAGCTTTCCAGGTTTATGATATAGTTAAATCTATGGAGGCAGATTCAAAAGCAAAAGGTAGTGAATTGCGAGTCGATGGTGGTGCAGCAGTCAATAATTTACTGTTGCAATTTCAGAGTGATATTTTTGGATTTGACGTAGTCCGACCAACCCAATTGGAAAGCACCGCATTGGGGGCAGCATATCTTGCAGGACTGGCAGTTGAGTTTTGGGATAACTTAGATGTGTTGCAAAGCCAATGGAAAAAAGATAAGGTATTTCATCCCGGAATGAAGGCTAGTGAAAGAGACGCATTCCTTCATAAATGGCATAGGGCTATAGGAAGAAGTAAAAATTGGATTGAGTGA